One Mus musculus strain C57BL/6J chromosome X, GRCm38.p6 C57BL/6J DNA window includes the following coding sequences:
- the Kir3dl1 gene encoding killer cell immunoglobulin-like receptor 3DL1 isoform 2 precursor (isoform 2 precursor is encoded by transcript variant 2), producing MLLWFLSLVCSGFFLVQRMSAHLGIYMKPFLLILQSPLVDTGGNVTLECHSENMFDTYILISHRMGIIKNSVQVSAEHHESGSHVSYSIGPMTPDLVGTYTCYGANSYYPYEWSDSSDPIDIKITGIYKKPSLSALMGPVLMMSGETMTLSCISDHQFDTFHMSREGVPRGQGMPAVQSHSGKFEAKFLLSPMIQKGNYRCYGSFRNASHVWSSPSDPLYLPAKGNCPAYTEADTKTNNYKNLHILTGLLVTMVLVVIIIFYSCYFSKQNKSQKQAAASMEQEYEVKNTINTQDFERQEGQGLHTQNLSRESSTKT from the exons ATGCTGCTCTGGTTCCTCAGCCTCGTGTGTTCTG GTTTCTTCCTAGTCCAGAGGATGTCAGCACACTTGG GAATCTACATGAAGCCTTTCCTCTTGATTCTACAAAGTCCCCTGGTGGATACAGGAGGGAATGTGACCCTGGAATGTCACTCAGAGAATATGTTCGATACATACATTTTGATTTCACACAGAATGGGAATAATCAAGAACTCTGTCCAAGTTTCTGCAGAACATCATGAAAGTGGGTCACATGTCAGCTACTCAATAGGTCCCATGACACCTGACCTTGTTGGGACTTACACATGCTATGGTGCTAACAGTTACTACCCCTATGAATGGTCAGACTCCAGTGACCCCATTGACATCAAGAtcacag GTATATACAAGAAACCTTCTCTGTCAGCCCTGATGGGCCCTGTGCTGATGATGTCAGGAGAGACCATGACCCTGTCTTGCATCTCTGACCATCAGTTTGACACGTTCCATATGTCCAGGGAAGGGGTGCCTCGGGGACAGGGGATGCCTGCAGTGCAGAGCCACAGTGGTAAATTCGAGGCAAAATTCCTTCTTAGTCCAATGATCCAAAAAGGGAACTATAGATGCTATGGCTCTTTCAGGAACGCTTCCCATGTGTGGTCCTCCCCAAGTGACCCCTTGTACCTTCCTGCCAAAG GAAACTGTCCTGCATACACAGAAGCAGATACCAAAACAA ATAACTACAAGAACCTGCACATTCTAACTGGGCTCTTAGTAACCATGGTCCttgtcgtcatcatcatcttTTACTCTTGTTACTTCTCCAAACAGAATAAGTCTCAGAAACAAGCAG CAGCCAGCATGGAACAAGAGTATGAAGTTAAAAACACAATAAACACACAG GACTTTGAAAGACAAGAAGGACAGGGGTTACATACACAGAACTTGAGCAGAGAATCTTCAACCAAAACTTGA
- the Kir3dl1 gene encoding killer cell immunoglobulin-like receptor 3DL1 isoform 1 precursor (isoform 1 precursor is encoded by transcript variant 1) — translation MLLWFLSLVCSGFFLVQRMSAHLGSHDKPFLSAWPSYVVPLGQNVTLTCDSHRGSNIFKLYKEEGSPNHQLHETTFQKSQVFGPVTTEHAGTYRCFHPQYANVLSAHSEPLKIIISGIYMKPFLLILQSPLVDTGGNVTLECHSENMFDTYILISHRMGIIKNSVQVSAEHHESGSHVSYSIGPMTPDLVGTYTCYGANSYYPYEWSDSSDPIDIKITGIYKKPSLSALMGPVLMMSGETMTLSCISDHQFDTFHMSREGVPRGQGMPAVQSHSGKFEAKFLLSPMIQKGNYRCYGSFRNASHVWSSPSDPLYLPAKGNCPAYTEADTKTNNYKNLHILTGLLVTMVLVVIIIFYSCYFSKQNKSQKQAAASMEQEYEVKNTINTQDFERQEGQGLHTQNLSRESSTKT, via the exons ATGCTGCTCTGGTTCCTCAGCCTCGTGTGTTCTG GTTTCTTCCTAGTCCAGAGGATGTCAGCACACTTGG GAAGCCATGATAAACCATTCCTATCTGCCTGGCCAAGTTATgttgttcctctgggacagaaTGTGACTCTTACATGTGACTCTCATAGAGGATCTAACATATTCAAGCTGTACAAAGAAGAAGGGTCTCCAAACCATCAGTTACATGAGACTACATTTCAGAAGAGCcaggtctttggtcctgtgacAACAGAACATGCAGGAACCTACAGATGCTTCCATCCTCAATATGCTAATGTATTGTCAGCACATAGTGAGCCTCTGAAAATCATAATTTCAG GAATCTACATGAAGCCTTTCCTCTTGATTCTACAAAGTCCCCTGGTGGATACAGGAGGGAATGTGACCCTGGAATGTCACTCAGAGAATATGTTCGATACATACATTTTGATTTCACACAGAATGGGAATAATCAAGAACTCTGTCCAAGTTTCTGCAGAACATCATGAAAGTGGGTCACATGTCAGCTACTCAATAGGTCCCATGACACCTGACCTTGTTGGGACTTACACATGCTATGGTGCTAACAGTTACTACCCCTATGAATGGTCAGACTCCAGTGACCCCATTGACATCAAGAtcacag GTATATACAAGAAACCTTCTCTGTCAGCCCTGATGGGCCCTGTGCTGATGATGTCAGGAGAGACCATGACCCTGTCTTGCATCTCTGACCATCAGTTTGACACGTTCCATATGTCCAGGGAAGGGGTGCCTCGGGGACAGGGGATGCCTGCAGTGCAGAGCCACAGTGGTAAATTCGAGGCAAAATTCCTTCTTAGTCCAATGATCCAAAAAGGGAACTATAGATGCTATGGCTCTTTCAGGAACGCTTCCCATGTGTGGTCCTCCCCAAGTGACCCCTTGTACCTTCCTGCCAAAG GAAACTGTCCTGCATACACAGAAGCAGATACCAAAACAA ATAACTACAAGAACCTGCACATTCTAACTGGGCTCTTAGTAACCATGGTCCttgtcgtcatcatcatcttTTACTCTTGTTACTTCTCCAAACAGAATAAGTCTCAGAAACAAGCAG CAGCCAGCATGGAACAAGAGTATGAAGTTAAAAACACAATAAACACACAG GACTTTGAAAGACAAGAAGGACAGGGGTTACATACACAGAACTTGAGCAGAGAATCTTCAACCAAAACTTGA